One Setaria viridis chromosome 5, Setaria_viridis_v4.0, whole genome shotgun sequence genomic region harbors:
- the LOC117858207 gene encoding CDP-diacylglycerol--serine O-phosphatidyltransferase 1 encodes MEVNGHHKPHGEYNGSGCNGSVGSSNNFGDVDPLTEWFRKPRTVTVLLLGTGFLIWESGVLDPERSLSADRVSSVKRGVFAMIAVFLAYSFLQAPSTVLIRPHPAIWRLVHGMAVVYLVALTFLLFQTRDDARQFMKYLHPDLGVELPERSYGTDCRIYVPDHPKSRFNNVNEIIFDEFVIAHILGWWGKAIMIRNQPLLWVLSIGFELMELTFRHMLPNFNECWWDSIVLDILICNWFGIWAGMKTVRYFDGKTYVWVGLSRQPNIISKFKRTLGQFTPAQWDKDEWYPLLGPWRFIQVLSLCIVFMAVELNTFFLKFCLWIPPRNPLIVYRLVLWWLIAIPTIREYNTYLQDRKPFKKVGSFCWLSLAICIVELLICIKFGYGLFPNSMPSWLITLWTGIALLLVLFLLVWTCKIYRTMIRKRL; translated from the exons ATGGAGGTCAATGGTCATCACAAACCTCATGGAGAATATAATGGCAGcggctgcaatggtagtgtaggATCGTCCAATAACTTTGGTGATGTCGATCCGTTGACAGAATGGTTTCGCAAACCTCGAACGGTCACGGTCTTGCTTCTGGGAACAGGCTTTTTAAT TTGGGAAAGTGGTGTTCTGGATCCAGAAAGGAGCTTATCTGCTGATCGTGTTTCATCGGTTAAAAG GGGTGTATTTGCGATGATTGCTGTTTTTTTGGCTTACTCTTTTCTTCAGGCACCTTCAAC TGTACTCATTAGACCACATCCTGCCATTTGGAGGCTGGTCCACGGGATGGCAGTTGTCTACCTTGTGGCCCTCACTTTTTTGCTTTTCCAG ACTCGTGATGATGCTAGGCAATTCATGAAGTATCTTCATCCTGATCTTGGTGTAG AATTGCCTGAAAGATCTTATGGAACTGATTGCCGCATATATGTACCTGACCATCCAAAAAGCAGGTTTAACAATGTTAAT GAGATCATTTTTGATGAGTTTGTTATCGCTCATATCCTTGGATGGTGGGGTAAGGCTATAATGATACGGAACCAACCACTTTTGTGGGTGTTATCAATCGGCTTTGAGTTGATGGAG CTCACTTTTCGTCATATGTTGCCAAATTTCAATGAATGCTGGTGGGATAGCATTGTCCTAGACATATTGATCTGCAATTGGTTTG GTATTTGGGCTGGAATGAAAACTGTGCGGTACTTTGATGGGAAGACATATGTATGGGTTGGCTTGAGCCGCCAACCCAACATTATCAGTAAG TTCAAAAGGACGCTAGGCCAATTCACACCAGCACAGTGGGACAAGGATGAGTGGTACCCTCTTCTGGGTCCTTGGAGATTCATCCAGGTGCTGAGCCTTTGCATCGTTTTCATGGCTGTCGAACTGAACACATTCTTTCTCAAGTTCTGCCTGTGGATTCCTCCGCGGAACCCCTTGATCGTCTATCGGCTGGTTCTTTGGTGGTTGATTGCGATACCAACCATCCGCGAGTATAATACCTACTTGCAAGACAG GAAACCTTTTAAAAAGGTTGGATCTTTCTGTTGGCTTTCCCTGGCCATATGCATTGTGGAGCTCCTAATCTGCATCAAGTTTGGATATG GTCTCTTTCCGAACTCCATGCCGTCGTGGTTGATCACACTCTGGACGGGGATCGCCTTGCTTCTCGTGCTCTTCCTTCTTGTCTGGACTTGCAAAATTTACCGAACAATGATAAGGAAAAGGTTATAA
- the LOC117854879 gene encoding DExH-box ATP-dependent RNA helicase DExH3: protein MLLSSVLRGRVRNFRRPRPLTMPTPLFLSRNPNPSPGATNPHLPSDPRSAAMSTSGVYVPPMRRLRSVIASTNGSLAPPPSAAAQAQQAARTPEWRMDERSPSPPSPPQTRRRDMPPLPRPPQPEHFRQQSAGYARYAYDDFSEDDSDREMDRTSVSSKGASTLDNVDEWKWKLHMLLRNDDEQEIVSRERKDRRDFEQLAQLAERMGLHSRQYSRVVVFSKVPLPNYRSDLDDKRPQREVSIPAGLQREVDALLGDYIARKRTNSGNFPSAAFSRSSSTDSFATDEGFFDQQDNQTSTSAVMERIQRRKSLQLRNQQAAWQESNDGQSMMEFRRSLPAYKEKQTLLEAISQNQVVVVSGETGCGKTTQLPQYILESEIDAARGATCSIICTQPRRISAIAVSERVAAERGEKIGESVGYKVRLEGMRGRDTRLLFCTTGVLLRRLLVDRNLKGVSHVIVDEIHERGMNEDFLLIVLKDLLPRRPELRLILMSATLNAELFSSYFGGAPMIHIPGFTYPVRNHFLEDILEFTGHRLTPYNQIDDYGQEKSWKMQKQGLRKRKSQIASAVEDAVETADLRNYSPRTRDSLSCWNPDSIGFNLIENVLCHICQKERSGAVLVFMTGWDDINALKEQLQANPLLGDPSKVLLLACHGSMASSEQKLIFDKPEPGVRKIVLATNLAETSITINDVVFVVDCGKAKETSYDALNNTPCLLPTWISKASARQRRGRAGRVQPGECYHLYPRCVYDAFADYQLPELLRTPLQSLCLQIKSLRLGSISEFLSRALQSPESLSVQNAIEYLKVIGAFDQNEDLTVLGKHLSMLPVEPKLGKMLIFGAIFNCLDPILTIVSGLSVRDPFLTPFDKKDLAESAKLQFSCRDYSDHLALVRAYEGWREAERDRAGYDYCWKNFLSVQTLKAIDSLRRQFLFLLKDTGLVDENMTVCNKWSRDENLVRAVICAGLYPGVSSVVNKEKSISLKTMEDGQVMLYSSSVNGKEAKIPFPWLVFNEKVKVNSVFLRDSTAVSDSILLLFGGNIKQGGLDGHLKMLGGYLEFFMNRDLASTYLSLKNELENLIHCKLQNPRMDIQTSEELLSAIRLLVSEDPCSGRFVYGRQEQRSKKAKTMLSSSSMNGGGGNGGENAKNQLQTLLTRAGHSNPSYKTKQIKNSLFRSTVEFNGMQFVGQPCANKKLAEKDAAAEALNWLTGDGGGAAADTRDSRNADPMSVLMKPPRRRRHSHRRS, encoded by the exons ATGCTCCTGAGCTCCGTCCTGCGGGGTCGCGTCCGCAACttccgccggccccgccccctGACCATGCCcacccctctcttcctctccagaAATCCTAATCCTAGCCCCGGCGCGACTAACCCCCACCTCCCATCGGACCCCCGGTCCGCCGCCATGAGCACCAGCGGAGTCTACGTGCCGCCGATGCGGCGGCTCCGCTCAGTTATCGCGTCCACCAACGGGAGCCTCGCGCCACCTCCATCCGCCGCGGCGCAGGCCCAGCAAGCGGCGCGGACGCCGGAGTGGCGGATGGACGAGCGCTCGCCCAGCCCCCCATCTCCGCCTCAGACGCGGCGGCGCGACATGCCACCCCTCCCGCGGCCACCCCAGCCAGAGCATTTCCGGCAGCAGAGCGCTGGGTATGCTCGCTACGCCTACGATGATTTCTCTGAGGATGATTCGGATCGGGAGATGGACCGTACATCGGTTTCAAGCAAG GGTGCATCCACTTTAGATAATGTTGATGAATGGAAATGGAAACTGCACATGCTTCTCCGTAATGATGATGAACAAGAGATTGTCTCAAGGGAAAGAAAGGATAGGCGAGATTTTGAACAACTTGCCCAACTGGCTGAGCGAATGGGTTTGCACAG CCGTCAGTATTCTAGAGTTGTTGTTTTCAGTAAGGTTCCACTGCCTAATTATAGATCAGATCTTGATGACAAAAGACCTCAAAGAGAG GTATCTATACCTGCTGGTTTGCAAAGAGAAGTTGATGCTTTGCTTGGAGACTACATTGCACGAAAGAGAACAAACAGTGGGAACTTCCCTAGTGCTGCCTTCTCAAGGTCAAGCAGCACAGACAGTTTTGCAACTGATGAAGGCTTCTTTGATCAACAAGATAATCAAACTTCCACTAGTGCTGTGATGGAGAGAATCCAAAGAAGGAAAAGCCTACAGTTGCGGAACCAGCAGGCTGCTTGGCAG GAATCGAATGATGGTCAAAGCATGATGGAGTTTCGTCGCAGTCTTCCTGCTTATAAAGAAAAGCAAACTTTATTGGAAGCTATATCACAGAATCAG GTTGTTGTAGTTTCAGGTGAGACTGGCTGCGGTAAGACTACACAACTACCGCAGTACATTTTAGAATCTGAAATCGATGCTGCTCGTGGTGCTACATGTAGTATTATTTGCACTCAACCAAGAAGAATATCAGCAATTGCTGTGTCTGAAAGAGTTGCTGCTGAAAGGGGCGAGAAAATTGGTGAATCG GTTGGCTACAAAGTTCGACTGGAAGGCATGAGAGGAAGGGATACACGTCTTCTTTTCTGCACCACTGGAGTCCTATTGCGGAGATTGCTGGTGGACAGAAACTTGAAAGGTGTTAGCCATGTTATTGTTGATGAAATCCATGAGAGGGGCATGAACGAAG ATTTTCTTCTTATTGTCTTAAAGGACCTTCTTCCACGCCGTCCTGAGCTAAGGCTTATATTGATGAGCGCAACCCTTAATGCTGAGCTCTTCTCCTCGTACTTTGGTGGAGCACCCATGATACATATACCT GGATTTACATATCCTGTTCGGAATCATTTCCTGGAAGACATTCTTGAATTCACTGGACATCGATTGACTCCTTACAATCAAATTGATGACTATGGCCAAGAAAAAAGTTGGAAGATGCAAAAACAAGGTCTACGAAAGAGGAAGAGCCAAATCGCTTCTGCTGTGGAA GATGCGGTTGAAACTGCTGATTTGAGGAACTACAGTCCGCGAACTCGTGATTCTCTATCATGTTGGAATCCTGATTCAATCGGTTTTAATTTAATAGAAAATGTCTTATGCCATATTTGTCAAAAGGAACGATCTGGTGCTGTTCTTGTATTTATGACTGGGTGGGATGACATTAATGCACTAAAAGAGCAGCTGCAAGCAAATCCATTACTTGGAGATCCAAGCAAAGTTTTGCTGCTCGCTTGTCATGGCTCTATGGCCAGTTCAGAGCAG AAATTAATATTTGATAAGCCTGAGCCTGGAGTAAGGAAAATAGTTCTTGCCACCAATTTGGCTGAAACTAGTATTACTATCAACGATGTAGTTTTTGTTGTTGACTGTGGCAAAGCAAAAGAGACATCTTACGATGCACTGAATAATACTCCCTGTTTGCTTCCGACATGGATATCCAAGGCTTCTGCCAGACAA AGACGAGGACGAGCTGGCCGAGTCCAACCAGGGGAGTGCTACCATCTTTATCCAcgatgtgtatatgatgcatTTGCTGACTACCAGTTACCAGAACTTCTACGAACTCCTCTCCAGTCCCTGTGTTTACAAATAAAAAGCTTGAGGCTGGGAAGTATATCAGAATTTTTATCCAGAGCTTTGCAATCACCAGAATCTCTATCA GTACAAAATGCCATTGAATATCTTAAAGTCATTGGAGCATTTGATCAGAATGAAGACTTGACGGTTCTTG GAAAGCACTTGTCTATGCTTCCAGTTGAGCCTAAGTTAGGCAAGATGCTTATTTTTGGGGCTATTTTTAATTGTCTGGACCCAATATTAACAATAGTTTCTGGACTTAGTGTTAGAGACCCTTTCTTGACTCCCTTTGACAAGAAAGAT CTGGCTGAGTCAGCTAAACTACAGTTTTCATGCCGGGACTACAGTGATCATCTTGCACTTGTTCGTGCATACGAAGGATGGAGGGAGGCTGAACGAGATCGTGCTGGCTATGACTACTGCTGGAAAAATTTTCTTTCGGTGCAAACCTTGAAAGCAATAGATTCCCTTCGGCGTCAGTTCCTCTTTCTTCTGAAGGATACTGGTTTGGTTGATGAAAACATGACTGTGTGCAATAAATGGAGCCGTGATGAAAATCTAGTTCGAGCAGTAATTTGTGCAGGGCTATATCCTGGTGTTTCCTCTGTTGTG AACAAGGAGAAATCAATTTCCCTCAAGACAATGGAGGACGGACAGGTTATGCTTTATTCG AGTTCGGTTAATGGTAAAGAAGCCAAGATTCCATTCCCCTGGCTAGTTTTCAATGAGAAGGTGAAGGTGAATTCTGTTTTCCTCCGGGATTCAACTGCTGTATCTGATTCTATACTGTTGCTATTCGGAGGCAACATAAAACAAGGGGGCTTG GATGGCCACTTAAAAATGCTTGGAGGTTATCTGGAATTCTTCATGAATCGTGATCTTGCATCAACTTATTTGAGTCTAAAGAATGAGCTCGAGAATTTAATCCATTGCAAG CTCCAAAACCCAAGGATGGACATCCAAACGAGTGAAGAATTGCTATCAGCCATCCGTTTGCTGGTCAGTGAGGACCCATGCAGCGGCCGGTTTGTTTACGGCCGACAGGAGCAAAGATCAAAGAAAGCAAAGACGATGCTCTCATCATCCTCCATGAACGGCGGAGGTGGCAATGGTGGTGAGAACGCCAAGAACCAGCTCCAGACCCTCCTGACCCGGGCCGGGCACAGCAACCCGTCCTACAAGACAAAGCAGATCAAGAACAGCCTCTTCAGGTCCACTGTCGAGTTCAATGGCATGCAGTTCGTCGGGCAGCCGTGTGCGAACAAGAAGCTCGCGGAGAAGGATGCTGCCGCGGAGGCCCTGAACTGGCTGACAGGagatggtggaggtgcggccgctGACACGAGAGACTCCCGAAATGCGGATCCCATGTCCGTGCTGATGAAACCGCCGCGCAGGCGGCGGCATAGCCATAGGAGGAGCTGA
- the LOC117854880 gene encoding fructose-bisphosphate aldolase 3, chloroplastic, translating to MATVKLSSPATGLLAGGRTRRSAPARRATVIRAAAGSYSDELVSTAKSVASPGRGILAIDESNATCGKRLASIGLDNTEANRQAYRQLLLTTAGLGEYISGAILFEETLYQSTTDGKKFVDCLKDQNIMPGIKVDKGLVPLPGSNNESWCQGLDGLASRCAEYYKQGARFAKWRTVVSIPCGPSALAVKEAAWGLARYAGIAQDNGLVPIVEPEILLDGDHGIERTLEVAEKVWSEVFFYLAQNNVLFEGILLKPSMVTPGAEHKEKASPEAIAKNTLTMLRRRVPPAVPGIMFLSGGQSEVEATLNLNAMNQSPNPWHVSFSYARALQNSVLKTWQGRPENVEAAQKALLARAKANSQAQLGRYTGEGESDEAKKGMFQKGYTY from the exons ATGGCGACGGTGAAGCTGAGCTCCCCGGCCACAGGCTTGCTCGCTGGCGGCCGCACCCGCCGatccgcgcccgcccgccgcgccacggtgatccgcgccgccgccggctcctacTCCGACGAGCTCGTCTCCACCGCG AAATCTGTTGCTTCCCCTGGGCGTGGTATTCTGGCAATTGATGAGTCGAATGCAACATGCGGGAAGAGATTAGCGTCCATTGGTTTGGACAACACAGAAGCTAACCGCCAGGCTTACAGGCAGCTTTTACTAACAACTGCTGGCCTTGGCGAATATATTTCTGGTGCTATTCTTTTTGAGGAGACTCTTTATCAGTCAACTACGGATGGCAAGAAGTTTGTTGACTGCTTGAAGGATCAGAATATCATGCCTGGCATCAAGGTTGACAAG GGTTTGGTTCCACTGCCTGGATCCAACAATGAATCGTGGTGCCAAGGTCTTGATGGTTTGGCTTCAAGGTGTGCTGAGTACTACAAGCAGGGGGCACGCTTCGCAAAGTG GAGGACTGTTGTTAGCATCCCTTGTGGTCCATCTGCATTAGCAGTCAAGGAAGCAGCTTGGGGACTTGCTCGATATGCTGGTATTGCTCAG GACAATGGGTTAGTGCCTATTGTGGAGCCAGAGATCCTTCTTGATGGAGACCATGGGATTGAGAGAACTCTTGAGGTGGCAGAGAAAGTGTGGTCTGAGGTATTCTTCTACCTGGCCCAAAACAACGTTTTGTTTGAGGGTATCCTGCTGAAGCCCAGCATGGTCACCCCTGGAGCTGAGCACAAGGAGAAGGCTTCTCCAGAAGCCATTGCGAAGAACACGTTAACAATGCTTAGGAGGAGAGTGCCACCTGCTGTTCCTGGAATCATG TTCCTTTCTGGTGGACAGTCCGAGGTTGAGGCAACTCTGAACCTGAACGCGATGAACCAGTCCCCGAACCCATGGCACGTGTCTTTCTCCTACGCCCGGGCTCTCCAGAACTCGGTGTTGAAGACGTGGCAGGGGCGCCCCGAGAACGTGGAGGCGGCACAGAAGGCCCTGCTGGCGCGCGCGAAGGCCAACTCACAGGCGCAGCTCGGTCGCTACACCGGTGAGGGTGAGAGCGATGAGGCCAAGAAAGGCATGTTCCAGAAGGGCTACACCTACTAA
- the LOC117855880 gene encoding rust resistance kinase Lr10: MRYGFDVQFPVVTDSERIAWGTIILDVTYQVWKSFQSLRPYTASQIVPFADSLRIVKWIPVLCRFVLAPLVALFFLAYKFWKTRITIDAVEKSLLMQQMLGPIRYTYTDITAITSHFKDKLGQGGYGSVYKGVLLPGDVRVAVKMLGASNCNGEDFISEVATIGRIHHVNIVRLMGFCSEEMRRALVYEYMPRGSLDKYIFSSEKCLSWDKLNEIALGIARGINYLHKGCDMQILHFDIKPHNILLDNNFVPKVADFGLAKLYPRKSNFVPKSAIGGTIGYVAPEMVSRGFGVISSKSDVYSFGMLLLEMAGGRSNADPNAANSSQAYYPSWVYSRLTQQEVGEISDTIDMHDLEKKLCIVGLWCIQMRPHDRPAMNQVIEMLDGGVDDLEMPPRPFFWDDDERTPAAGSYYLSSELNTIEEDE; this comes from the exons ATGAGATATGGTTTTGACGTCCAATTTCCAGTGGTTACTGACAGCGAGCGCATCGCATGGGGAACAATCATCCTTGACGTGACATATCA AGTATGGAAGAGTTTCCAATCTCTGCGACCATACACAGCCAGCCAAATAGTACCATTTGCCGATTCCTTGCGGATTGTGAAGTGGATCCCTG TATTATGCAGGTTCGTGTTGGCGCCACTAGTGGCATTGTTCTTTCTAGCCTACAAGTTTTGGAAAACAAGGATAACTATTGATGCCGTGGAGAAGTCTTTGCTCATGCAGCAAATGCTCGGTCCAATAAGATACACCTACACAGACATCACTGCTATCACAAGTCATTTTAAAGACAAGCTCGGGCAAGGAGGCTATGGCTCCGTGTACAAGGGTGTGCTGCTCCCGGGTGATGTTCGTGTTGCCGTCAAGATGCTAGGTGCCTCTAACTGCAATGGAGAAGATTTCATCAGTGAGGTGGCCACGATTGGTAGGATCCACCATGTCAATATTGTGCGCCTCATGGGGTTTTGCTCTGAGGAGATGAGGAGGGCACTTGTCTACGAGTACATGCCCCGTGGATCTCTAGACAAGTATATATTCTCATCAGAGAAGTGCTTATCCTGGGACAAACTCAATGAGATTGCTCTGGGTATTGCCAGGGGAATTAACTACCTGCATAAGGGGTGTGACATGCAAATTCTACACTTTGACATCAAACCACACAACATCCTTCTTGATAACAATTTTGTTCCCAAAGTTGCTGATTTTGGACTTGCCAAATTGTACCCAAGAAAAAGCAATTTTGTGCCAAAGAGTGCTATAGGTGGAACAATTGGATACGTAGCTCCAGAAATGGTGTCCCGCGGGTTTGGTGTCATATCTAGTAAATCAGATGTGTACAGCTTTGGGATGTTGCTGTTGGAGATGGCTGGAGGGCGCAGCAACGCGGACCCGAATGCTGCAAACTCAAGTCAAGCATACTACCCATCATGGGTGTATAGCCGGCTAACTCAGCAAGAAGTAGGCGAGATCAGTGACACCATTGATATGCATGATTTGGAGAAAAAGCTGTGCATCGTTGGGCTGTGGTGCATCCAGATGAGGCCCCATGATCGGCCAGCAATGAACCAGGTAATAGAGATGCTTGATGGCGGCGTTGATGACCTGGAAATGCCTCCGAGGCCATTCTTTTGGGATGACGATGAGCGGACGCCTGCGGCGGGTTCTTACTATTTGTCCTCTGAACTGAACACGATAGAGGAGGATGAATGA